Proteins encoded in a region of the Zea mays cultivar B73 chromosome 2, Zm-B73-REFERENCE-NAM-5.0, whole genome shotgun sequence genome:
- the LOC103647033 gene encoding uncharacterized protein — protein MEAAMERIVYDVVEGDYGEFIKVLRRVLAEYEPAGDRQSVLDYQHAPHPVLPRQRSPRRPARWILITLRVRDEGHETTLAVRDDNVYLIGFSNRRGKWFEFGFGGGDGGCRSAQVLPADWSSTFLECDVGYGGMMVGGAMRLVGLGLGMCFARDAVRRLSSYEQEPGVQVDDRTKRHLARLIVMVCEAARMIPHCETVLDDWDRSSAAITERQVHLLWNWGRMSHAVLIWDWWSRHGSWNGIPPPWPPELLAPQVDVRNVGQALQIVQLLLNWSEAGPTALPSWQPPPPPQETAGEGDDSSDNLGRYWNGGATIPHVLGQQAGQCRLEIFGVRAGFYMRGAATISVFDGKRGQVIYSNNDDDKLDGDDDIAGRRRTMLGSLDHENGDCDSHHGRHFSEWRMFAQLRSFYNRAGVGFGGWWNRHSETKTIVTSKRENGSTTLVQFDQGHDLVLTGPYRAISAYGSVSVEIDSSTTTDSSNSYIELGISTAEIDYVRIDVSKKDTRRSSDDDGRTTTTLLWDCYNEEGDDVAYDTVLTRTISTSHGPVDVTYAVLSNAVEATVQVRLILLAGQGDGIILVHGRITAGYQDLRARSVLFCQDAEEKVAVVTGGDGSHVVPLSRSVVAVPLTSLLLIEAALHTSVASSNHTAKAEGHPLPEPIVARFRPEPAGQDEVQRFGIDGGHVEIKVIWALDF, from the exons ATGGAAGCTGCCATGGAAAGAATCGTGTACGACGTAGTAGAAGGAGACTACGGTGAATTCATCAAGGTGCTCCGCAGGGTGCTCGCCGAGTACGAACCCGCCGGCGACCGGCAGAGCGTGCTGGACTACCAGCACGCGCCCCACCCCGTGCTGCCACGGCAACGCAGCCCTCGCcgcccggcgcggtggatcctcaTCACCCTGCGGGTCCGCGACGAGGGCCACGAGACCACGCTGGCGGTCCGCGACGACAACGTCTACCTCATCGGCTTCAGTAACCGGCGGGGGAAGTGGTTCGAATTCGGcttcggcggcggcgacggcggctgcAGGAGCGCGCAGGTGCTCCCGGCGGATTGGAGCTCCACCTTCCTGGAGTGCGACGTCGGCTACGGGGGCATGATGGTCGGCGGCGCCATGAGGCTGGTGGGTCTGGGGCTCGGCATGTGCTTCGCCAGAGACGCCGTGCGCCGGCTCTCGTCCTACGAGCAGGAACCAGGCGTCCAAGTGGACGACCGGACCAAGCGGCACCTGGCGCGGCTCATCGTCATGGTCTGCGAGGCTGCCAGGATGATCCCGCACTGCGAGACGGTGCTCGACGACTGGGACCGCAGCTCGGCCGCCATCACCGAGCGGCAGGTGCACTTGCTGTGGAACTGGGGGCGCATGTCGCACGCCGTGCTGATCTGGGACTGGTGGAGCAGGCACGGGAGCTGGAACGGGATACCTCCGCCGTGGCCCCCTGAGCTGCTAGCTCCGCAAGTTGATGTCAGGAACGTGGGACAGGCGCTGCAGATAGTGCAGCTGCTGCTTAACTGGTCGGAGGCGGGGCCGACGGCACTACCGTCGTGgcagccgccgccaccacctcaggaAACGGCGGGAGAGGGTGACGACAGCAGCGACAACTTGGGGCGCTACTGGAACGGCGGTGCCACCATCCCCCACGTCCTCGGCCAACAAGCCGGCCAATGCAGGCTGGAGATCTTCGGCGTGCGCGCTGGTTTCTACATGCgcggcgccgccaccatctcggtCTTTGACGGGAAGCGCGGCCAGGTCATCTACAGTAATAACGACGACGACAAGCTGGACGGCGACGATGACATTGCTGGTCGAAGAAGAACCATGCTGGGCTCACTGGATCACGAGAATGGTGACTGTGACAGCCACCATGGACGACATTTCAGCGAGTGGAGGATGTTCGCCCAACTGCGCTCCTTCTACAATCGGGCTGGAGTTGGATTTGGTGGCTGGTGGAACCGCCACAGCGAGACGAAGACCATCGTCACCAGCAAGCGGGAGAACGGGTCGACGACGCTG GTCCAATTCGACCAGGGGCATGATCTGGTGCTGACTGGACCCTACAGGGCCATCTCTGCGTACGGGAGCGTCTCCGTTGAAATCGACAGCTCCACCACGACAGACTCCTCCAACTCCTACATTGAACTTGGCATCTCCACTGCAGAGATAGACTACGTCAGAATCGACGTCTCCAAGAAAGATACCCgccgcagcagcgacgacgacggcaGGACAACGACGACGCTGCTCTGGGATTGCTACAACGAGGAAGGCGACGACGTAGCGTACGACACGGTGTTGACGCGGACCATCAGCACCAGCCATGGGCCCGTTGACGTGACCTACGCGGTGCTGAGCAACGCGGTCGAAGCCACCGTGCAGGTCAGGCTCATCCTGCTCGCCGGCCAAGGCGACGGCATCATCCTCGTCCATGGCAGGATCACCGCTGGCTACCAAGATCTCCGTGCCCGGAGCGTGCTCTTCTGCCAGGACGCGGAGGAGAAAGTGGCTGTCGTCACCGGCGGCGACGGCTCCCACGTCGTCCCCCTGTCGCGGTCCGTCGTTGCGGTGCCACTCACCTCGCTGCTCCTCATAGAGGCCGCCCTGCACACCTCGGTCGCTTCTTCTAACCACACGGCGAAGGCCGAGGGTCATCCCCTCCCTGAACCCATCGTTGCTCGTTTCCGCCCCGAACCCGCCGGACAGGATGAGGTGCAGCGGTTCGGCATCGACGGCGGCCACGTCGAAATCAAGGTCATCTGGGCTTTGGACTTCTGA